In Desulfonatronum thiodismutans, the genomic window GAGATCTTGGCCGCTTCGCCGCCGGGTTGACCGCGAGCGGACCGGAGGAAGGAGAGGGCGGTCCCAGCCTGGGTTTGGAGCGCTCACTCCTGCGGGACATGCTTTCCCCTCAGCCCGGCGCAAAAAGCGGACTGGTCTTTTCCGGAAGCCGCTGGGGGCTTGGGCTGGGGCTGTTGGAACTCCCGGAGGGCCAAGGCTTGTTGGCCTTTCATCCCGGCGACAATCTCCCGGCTTGGCATTCCTTGCTGGCATTCCTGCCCGGCCATGAGCCGGACGGCTCCCAGGTACGGGGCCTTGCTGTTTTGACCAATGGCGAACACGGAGACGAACTGGTTCTGGACGTCGTGTGTCTGTGGCTGGAGGCGATGAGGGTGCGAGGTGTCGAGGAATGTCTGGAGAGGACACCCTGAGGTAAGTTGAAAAAAACTACAATGAATAAAAGATGCGGACAAACGTCTTTGTTGCCATTAAATCGATGTCTTGACGCATTCAAAAAGGTGATTTTCGCGGTGCTGTTCGCGGGAGCTTGCCTTTTCTAGATGGCGGGGATAGATATAAAGAAATTTTTCAGAAACACATTCTGTTTGTACTTTGTACCCAAAATGGGCTCCGGTTTTTTACCGGAGCCCATTTTATTTTTTGTTTTTGGCAAAAAGAATGATTTCAGTGGACGCGTGATCGCGAAAGGAGAAGGAAAATGCTCGCTTATGTCAAAGGATGGATCGGGTCCGCCGTCAAAACCGAAACCGAGAAGGAGGTTTTCGCGGAGCGGTACAATATCTTCAAGGAGCTATTGGAGAAGAACACCGCCTCGCTCCATGTGATCAATGACATCGAAGACATGATGCTCAATCCGGACGCGTTCGATTACGACGAGGTCGTTGCTTTGTGTGAGCGTCTCGTGGCCATTGTTCGCGATCTTTCATCCGATCTGGATGCGCTTTCCCGGAATCGGTTCACGGATCTCAGGAGCGTCGCCGACAGGATCGGCCGGTCCGTTCTCAAGGAGCTGCGGGGACGGCAAAGGCTGGAAAAGAGCAATTGGACCATCTCCCTGGCCAACTTGAGTCGCGAGAAAAGCGCGTTAGTGGGGAACAAGGCGGCCAACTTGGCCGATATTTCAAACAGGGCGCATTTGCCCGCGCCCAAGGGGTTCGCGGTCACGGCCTTCTCGTGTCACCATTTTTTCAAGCAGGCGGGAATCTATGAAAAGGTCAGGCGTAAGCTGCGGCAACTCGACGTCCGGGACATGGAACGTCTCGAAACGGTCTGCGCCGAGATCAAGGATCTGATTCTCGGCTCGCGGTTGCCCGACGACGTCGCGAGAGCCGTCATTCACGAGGCCCGGGTTTTAACCGGTGATCTCGGCGAGGATCTGCGTTTCGCCGTTCGCAGCAGCGCCAGCGCCGAGGATTCTCCATCTTCTTCCTTTGCCGGACAGTACGACAGCGTCTTGAACGTCCCCGTCGAAAATCTGCTTGCGGCCTATAAAGAGGTCGTGGCCGGGATATTCAACCCCAGGGCGGTATTCTACCGACGCGGCAAGGGATATCGGGACATCGACGATCTGATGAGCGTTCTGTGCGTGGCCATGGTGGATGCCGTGTCCAGCGGTTGCCTGTACACCATTGATCCGAACTATCACGTGACCGACAACATCTGCGTCAACGCCAACTGGGGCCTTGGGGTGAGCGTCGTGGACGGGTCGGCGAGAACCGACTACTGGCGGATCTGTCGGGAGACCAGGGAGGTTCTGGAGCGGGAGATTGCCGGAAAAGACACCATGCTTTGCATGGATAGGGAACAGGGGCTGCGCCTGAGCGAGACGCCCCCGGCCCGGCGGAAGGCTCCCTGTCTGACCCCCGAACAACTCCGCGTCCTGACCGACTACGGGTTGAAGCTGGAACAGCATTTCGGCACGCCTTTGGATATTGAATGGGCCCTGGATCAAGCCGGCAAGATCATCATCCTGCAAGCCCGCCCCTTGCAGAGGGTCACGGACGACCTGCCCGTCGAAGAGCTGGGGAGGGACGTCCACGTGCCCCGCGAGCGCGTCCTGATCCACGCGGGCATGACCGCCGCCCCCGGCGCGGCCAGCGGCCCGGCGTATATCCTGGAGGACGATCAAAGCCTGGCCGGCATTCCCGAAGGCTCCATCCTCGTGGCTCGCCAGACGTCGCCGACCCTTGTTCCGGCCATGAGCCGGGTCAAGGGGATCGTGACGGATGTGGGCAGCGTCACCGGGCATATGGCTTCCGTGGCCAGGGAGTTCAAGATTCCGACCCTGGTCGGGATCGAAACCGGGACGCGGACCATTCAAGCCGGGGACATCATTACCTTGGACGCCACCCGCAGGACCATTTACAAGGGAGAAGTGCCCGCCGTCATCCGGCAAAAGGCTCCGGCCAACCTGATCGCGGACAGTCCGGTCCATATCCGTGTCCGCGGGGTGTTGAACAAGGTCGTTCCGCTGAACCTGCTCGACCCGCGAAGCGCGGAGTTTACCCCGGAGGGCTGCGCCACGTTGCACGACGTGATTCGTTTTGCCCACGAAATGGCGATGCGGGAGATGTTTCACCTGGGAGACGGGCTCAGGGGCCGATCCGGGGCCGGACGGATTGGAAAAAAGCTGCGCGATACGCCGCTGAACGCCTATGTCCTGGACCTGGGCGGAGGGATCGAACGAACGGGGAACTCCGCGAAAGATGCGGGCGAGGTCGCCGTGGAGGAGATCGCCTCGGTGCCGTTCCAGGCCCTGCTCAAAGGCGTGACTCATGAAAAGGTGCGCTGGTCCGGTCCGGTTCAGGTGAACATGCGGGGACTCTTGGCCGTGGTCGCGAAGGGCGTGCTCAACGATCCGCTCCTGCGTGGAGGCCTGGGAGAGCCCAATTACGCCATTATTTCCAAAAGGTATCTCAATTTCAACGCCCGGCTCGGCTACCATTTCGCGACCATCGACTCCTTTTGCTCCGAGCAGGTCAACTCCAACTACGTGACTTTCTCGTTCAAAGGCGGGGCAGCGGACGTTGGACGGCGGACGAGACGAGCCGAACTGATGGCCCTGATCCTCAAAAGGATGGGGTTTCGGGTCGAGCACAAGGGCGACCTGCTCAAGGCTGAAATGCGAAAGTACGATGTCGGGCGACTAACGGAGAAGTTAGACCTGATCGGGCGTCTGTTGGGCTCCGTGCGGCTGCTGGACATGGTCCTGACCGACGATGGAGAACTTCAGTGGTATGCGGAGGAGTTCTTCAAAGGCAACTACACCTTTGAACAACAGTCTTCGCGAGTTTTGGGCCGCTGATGTCCGCAAGGAGTAGGGGCGACCGGCCGGTCGCCCCTACGGCCTGGGCATGAACAACCGCAACCGGAAGTGTCAACCAATTTACGCGGCAAAATGAACCAGCCCACACATTTTGTTGCCGTGAAAATTCGCCGCAAATGCAGGGGCGACCCTCGCGGCCGCCCTGGGTGGGCGAGGAGTGGTCACGTCGTCAAGCCTTTGATCTGGTTAATGAATTGGCATTCGTGTGGAGGCAGCTGTAGGATTGACGGCCTGTTGCCCTCCGGATCACTCTGGAATACGGGATTGAGCGGAGACAGGCATCGGAAAACACAGATCGAAAGGAGTCCTCTTCATGCTGCACCTGCCCGTAGGGATCAACGCGCTGGATACAATCCATTCCCGTGGATTCGCCAATACGGACGAGACGGAGTCCGTCAGCCAGTCGGCGTTCACGCCCGGAGCCCGCATCCTTTCCCGTTCCCTCCGCCTTGATAAGAGCCTGCTTCTGGAAACCAGTAAATTCTCCGCGTCATGACCTCCCCTTCCTTGGACGCCTTTATCCGCAAATGGCGCAGCGCAGGCGGGGCGGAGCGGGCCAATGCCCAGCCGTTTTTGTGCGATTTGTGCGAACTGCTGGGCGTGCCCGGTCCGGACCCGGCCCAGCCCGAGGACCGGAACAACGCCTATGTGTTCGAGCGCCGGGTGATCTTCCAGCACGGCGACGGCTCCTCCAGCCACGGGTACATCGATCTGTACAAGCGCGGCTGTTTTGTCCTGGAATCCAAACAGGGCGTCCGGCGCAAGGAGGCCGAACGCCTTTCCCAGGCTGGGCGGGACAGCGCCCGCGCGGCCAAAAAGGGCATCGGCCCGCGCCACTCTCCGGCCTGGGACGACGCCATGCTCCGGGCCAAGGGCCAGGCCGAACAGTACGCCCGGGCCCTCCCGGCGGAGGAGGGCCGCCCGCCGTTTCTGGTGGTCGTGGACGTGGGCCATTCCATTGAGCTGTACAGCGAGTTCACCCGCACCGGCGGCGCCTACGTTCCCTTCCCCGACCCCCAAACCCACCGTCTGCTGCTGTCCCGTCTGGATCAGGACGATTTGGACCTGTTGCGCGCGGTCTGGACCGATCCGCTGTCCCTGGACCCGGCCCGACGCACGGCCCGGGTGACCCGGGAGATCGCGGACCGGCTGGCTCGGCTGGCCCGCTCCCTGGAACTGGCCGGACATGCTCCGGAAGATGCGGCCGGGTTTCTGATGCGCTGTCTGTTCACCATGTTCGCCGAGGATGTGGGCCTGCTGGAGAAGGAATCCTTTTCCAAGCTGCTGCGCGAGCTGCGGGACCGGCCCGAGAACTTTCCGCCGATGATCGAAAGCCTCTGGCAGAGCATGAAGACCGGCGGATTTTCCCCGGCCCTGCGCTCCCAGGTGATGCACTTCAACGGCTTCCTGTTCGAGGACGTCCGCGCCCTGGCCCTGACCCGGGATCAGATCGAGCTGCTCATCGAGGCGGCCCGGGCCGACTGGCGGGAGGTGGACCCGGCCATTTTCGGCACCCTGCTGGAACGCGCCCTGGACCCCAGGGAGCGGCACAAGCTGGGCGCCCATTTCACCCCGCCGGCCTATGTGGAGCGGCTGGTCATGGCCGCGGTGATCGGTCCGGTGCGCGGGGAATGGGAGGCGGTGCAGGCCGCGGCCCTGACCTTTGCCCGGCAGAACAAGACGAACGAGGCGATCAAGGCGGTCCAGGCCTTTCACCGCAAGCTGTGCCGCGTCCGGGTCCTGGACCCGGCCTGCGGCACGGGCAATTTCCTGTACGTGATCCTGATGCACCTCAAGCGCATCGAGGGCGAGGTGCTCCGGCTGGAACAGGACCTGGGCTATACGTGGATCCGCCTGGAAGGCGGCCTGAC contains:
- a CDS encoding PEP/pyruvate-binding domain-containing protein, with translation MLAYVKGWIGSAVKTETEKEVFAERYNIFKELLEKNTASLHVINDIEDMMLNPDAFDYDEVVALCERLVAIVRDLSSDLDALSRNRFTDLRSVADRIGRSVLKELRGRQRLEKSNWTISLANLSREKSALVGNKAANLADISNRAHLPAPKGFAVTAFSCHHFFKQAGIYEKVRRKLRQLDVRDMERLETVCAEIKDLILGSRLPDDVARAVIHEARVLTGDLGEDLRFAVRSSASAEDSPSSSFAGQYDSVLNVPVENLLAAYKEVVAGIFNPRAVFYRRGKGYRDIDDLMSVLCVAMVDAVSSGCLYTIDPNYHVTDNICVNANWGLGVSVVDGSARTDYWRICRETREVLEREIAGKDTMLCMDREQGLRLSETPPARRKAPCLTPEQLRVLTDYGLKLEQHFGTPLDIEWALDQAGKIIILQARPLQRVTDDLPVEELGRDVHVPRERVLIHAGMTAAPGAASGPAYILEDDQSLAGIPEGSILVARQTSPTLVPAMSRVKGIVTDVGSVTGHMASVAREFKIPTLVGIETGTRTIQAGDIITLDATRRTIYKGEVPAVIRQKAPANLIADSPVHIRVRGVLNKVVPLNLLDPRSAEFTPEGCATLHDVIRFAHEMAMREMFHLGDGLRGRSGAGRIGKKLRDTPLNAYVLDLGGGIERTGNSAKDAGEVAVEEIASVPFQALLKGVTHEKVRWSGPVQVNMRGLLAVVAKGVLNDPLLRGGLGEPNYAIISKRYLNFNARLGYHFATIDSFCSEQVNSNYVTFSFKGGAADVGRRTRRAELMALILKRMGFRVEHKGDLLKAEMRKYDVGRLTEKLDLIGRLLGSVRLLDMVLTDDGELQWYAEEFFKGNYTFEQQSSRVLGR